The following are encoded in a window of Shewanella psychrotolerans genomic DNA:
- a CDS encoding helix-turn-helix domain-containing protein, whose translation MSEKQLTLDEVCTLLDKTPATIKRYARENLLSNIAEGDDYLFSEAEVLRYLEFAKRLG comes from the coding sequence ATGAGCGAAAAACAACTGACTCTCGATGAAGTCTGCACCCTACTCGATAAAACACCCGCGACCATTAAACGCTACGCCCGAGAAAACCTGCTATCGAATATCGCCGAGGGTGATGACTACCTTTTCAGCGAAGCCGAAGTACTACGCTATTTAGAGTTTGCTAAACGCTTAGGTTAA
- the putA gene encoding bifunctional proline dehydrogenase/L-glutamate gamma-semialdehyde dehydrogenase PutA: protein MFQASEVLTGRYDSATLDELFQAITNNYIVDEEQYLAELIKLVPSSEAEIQRVTQRAHDLVSKVRQYDKKGLMVGIDAFLQQYSLETQEGIILMCLAEALLRIPDAETADALIEDKLSGAKWDEHLSKSDSTLVNASTWGLMLTGKIVNLDKNIDGKPSSLLNRLVNRLGEPVIRQAMLAAMKIMGKQFVLGRTVKEALKNSVNKRKLGYTHSYDMLGEAALTMKDAQKYFDDYSNAIATLGAENYDETEAPRPTISIKLSALHPRYEVANEDRTMTELYDTLIKLVIQARSLNVGVSIDAEEVDRLELSLKLFEKLYNSDAAKGWGLLGIVVQAYSKRALPVLCWLTRLSKNQGDEIPVRLVKGAYWDSELKWAQVAGESGYPLYTRKAGTDVSYLACARYLLSDATRGAIYPQFASHNAQTVAAISDMAGDRSYEFQRLHGMGEELYDTLLAESGVSTVRIYAPVGAHKDLLPYLVRRLLENGANTSFVHKLVDPKTPIESLVVHPLTTLQGYKTLANNKIVQPEDIFGTERKNSKGINMNIISESEPFFAALDKFKDTSWSAGPIVNGETLSGETIEVVSPFDTTKVVGKVAFANNQAVEQALASAHNAFGNWCSTPVEVRANALQKLADLLEENREELIALCTREAGKSIQDGIDEVREAVDFCRYYAVQAKKMMAKPELLPGPTGELNELFLQGRGVFVCISPWNFPLAIFLGQVAAALAAGNTVVAKPAEQTSIVGYRAVQLAHQAGIPKEALQFLPGTGATVGATITADERIGGVCFTGSTVTAKRINLTLAQRDGAIIPLIAETGGQNAMVVDSTSQPEQVVNDVISSSFTSAGQRCSALRVLFLQEDIAERVIDVMKGAMNELTIGDPSFVKTDVGPVIDATAKANLNAHIDHIKQVGRLINQLELPAGSENGHFVAPTAVEIDSIKVLEKEHFGPILHVIRYKASDLPKVIDEINSTGFGLTLGIHSRNEGHALEVADKVNVGNVYINRNQIGAVVGVQPFGGQGLSGTGPKAGGPHYLTRFVTEKTRTNNITAIGGNATLLSLGDSDE from the coding sequence ATGTTCCAAGCAAGTGAAGTTCTAACTGGTCGATACGACTCAGCTACCCTAGATGAGCTTTTTCAAGCGATCACCAACAACTATATTGTCGATGAAGAGCAATACCTCGCTGAACTGATTAAACTGGTTCCATCAAGTGAAGCAGAGATCCAGCGAGTCACTCAGCGCGCCCATGATTTAGTCAGTAAGGTCCGCCAATACGATAAAAAAGGCCTTATGGTCGGTATCGATGCTTTCTTGCAGCAATATAGCCTAGAAACACAGGAAGGCATTATCCTGATGTGTTTAGCCGAAGCCCTGCTGCGTATTCCTGATGCGGAAACTGCAGATGCATTGATCGAAGATAAGCTCTCTGGCGCCAAGTGGGACGAGCATCTCAGCAAGAGTGATTCGACACTGGTTAACGCTTCGACTTGGGGACTGATGCTCACGGGTAAGATCGTTAATCTAGATAAAAATATCGACGGTAAACCGAGCAGCTTACTTAACCGCTTAGTCAACCGTTTAGGCGAACCTGTGATCCGTCAAGCCATGCTTGCCGCTATGAAGATCATGGGTAAGCAATTCGTACTTGGACGCACAGTAAAAGAAGCACTTAAAAATAGCGTTAACAAACGTAAGCTCGGCTACACCCATAGCTATGACATGCTAGGTGAAGCGGCACTCACAATGAAGGATGCGCAAAAGTATTTCGATGACTACTCAAATGCCATCGCAACCCTAGGCGCTGAAAACTACGACGAAACCGAGGCACCACGCCCAACGATTTCTATCAAGCTGTCTGCGCTACATCCTCGTTATGAAGTGGCTAACGAAGACAGAACCATGACAGAGCTATATGACACCTTAATCAAGCTCGTCATTCAAGCTCGTAGTCTCAATGTCGGCGTATCTATCGATGCCGAAGAGGTCGACCGTCTAGAGCTATCGCTAAAACTGTTTGAAAAGCTATATAACTCAGATGCAGCCAAGGGATGGGGATTACTCGGTATCGTCGTTCAGGCCTACTCTAAGCGCGCTCTACCAGTATTATGTTGGCTTACCCGCTTATCTAAAAATCAAGGCGATGAGATCCCTGTGCGTCTAGTCAAAGGCGCTTACTGGGACAGCGAGCTAAAATGGGCACAAGTCGCGGGTGAGAGTGGCTACCCACTTTACACGCGCAAAGCGGGCACCGATGTGTCATACCTTGCCTGCGCGCGCTACCTATTGTCTGATGCCACTCGTGGTGCCATCTATCCTCAGTTTGCCAGCCACAACGCCCAAACCGTTGCCGCTATTTCAGATATGGCGGGCGATCGCTCATATGAATTCCAGCGCTTACATGGCATGGGCGAAGAGCTATACGACACACTGCTTGCAGAAAGCGGTGTCAGTACGGTTCGTATTTATGCCCCAGTGGGTGCCCATAAAGATCTACTGCCCTATTTAGTTCGTCGCTTACTTGAAAATGGGGCTAACACCTCGTTTGTACACAAGTTAGTCGACCCTAAGACACCGATTGAATCTTTGGTTGTCCATCCTTTGACGACCCTACAAGGCTACAAAACCCTAGCTAATAACAAGATAGTTCAGCCAGAAGATATATTTGGTACTGAGCGTAAAAACTCTAAGGGAATCAACATGAATATCATTTCAGAGTCAGAGCCATTCTTCGCGGCTTTAGACAAGTTTAAAGACACTAGCTGGTCGGCAGGTCCAATCGTTAACGGCGAAACCCTCAGTGGTGAAACCATTGAAGTCGTCAGCCCATTCGATACCACTAAGGTGGTTGGTAAAGTCGCATTTGCCAACAACCAAGCCGTTGAGCAGGCACTCGCCAGTGCTCATAATGCCTTTGGTAACTGGTGTTCAACGCCAGTAGAGGTTCGTGCTAATGCACTACAAAAACTCGCCGATCTGTTAGAAGAAAATCGTGAAGAGCTTATTGCACTTTGTACTCGCGAAGCGGGTAAGAGCATTCAAGATGGCATCGATGAAGTTCGCGAAGCGGTTGATTTTTGTCGCTACTACGCAGTACAAGCAAAGAAGATGATGGCGAAGCCTGAACTACTGCCAGGCCCAACGGGTGAACTTAATGAGCTATTCCTACAAGGTCGCGGCGTATTCGTCTGTATCAGCCCGTGGAACTTCCCACTGGCGATCTTCCTAGGTCAGGTCGCTGCGGCGCTAGCCGCAGGTAACACGGTTGTAGCTAAACCTGCCGAACAAACCTCTATCGTTGGCTACCGCGCAGTGCAACTCGCTCACCAAGCGGGTATACCGAAAGAAGCGCTGCAATTCCTACCGGGGACTGGTGCAACGGTTGGTGCAACGATCACCGCTGATGAACGTATCGGTGGCGTCTGCTTTACGGGGTCTACGGTTACGGCTAAACGCATCAATCTGACGCTAGCCCAGCGTGATGGTGCGATCATTCCGCTCATCGCCGAAACAGGTGGCCAAAATGCCATGGTTGTCGATTCAACCTCACAACCTGAGCAAGTAGTTAACGATGTGATTTCTTCCTCATTTACCAGTGCAGGCCAACGCTGCTCGGCACTGCGCGTGTTGTTCTTACAAGAAGATATTGCAGAGCGCGTTATCGACGTAATGAAAGGCGCGATGAACGAACTGACCATAGGTGACCCAAGTTTCGTCAAAACCGATGTGGGTCCAGTGATTGATGCCACCGCTAAGGCAAACCTCAATGCCCATATCGATCATATCAAACAGGTGGGTCGTCTGATCAACCAGTTGGAGCTGCCAGCGGGCAGCGAAAATGGTCACTTCGTGGCACCGACAGCGGTAGAGATCGATTCAATCAAGGTGCTTGAGAAAGAACACTTTGGTCCGATCTTGCACGTGATCCGCTATAAAGCCTCCGATCTGCCAAAGGTTATCGATGAAATTAACTCTACCGGCTTTGGTTTAACATTAGGCATCCACAGCCGCAACGAAGGTCATGCGCTAGAAGTGGCCGATAAGGTTAACGTGGGTAATGTGTATATTAACCGTAACCAGATAGGCGCAGTGGTTGGCGTACAGCCATTTGGTGGTCAAGGTCTTTCTGGTACTGGCCCGAAAGCGGGCGGCCCACACTACTTAACTCGTTTCGTAACCGAGAAAACCCGCACCAACAACATCACTGCAATCGGTGGTAATGCGACGCTACTTTCCTTAGGCGATAGCGACGAGTAA
- a CDS encoding TIGR04211 family SH3 domain-containing protein encodes MLRLLSIVALMLLSPTLLAAEQTRYISDNVFTFLHGGPGTQYRILGSVEAGQPITYLGETQDDYVKIIDHKGREGWVDGKLVASDKSFRVQLPEVEAKLETVQAELDELKAQTNNSDQTIRQLRSQLASAEEQLSIASNERDSAVRELTQIQNNERFEQLKQGGMIAGIGLILGVIIAYLPRPRRRQKNRW; translated from the coding sequence GTGTTAAGACTACTATCTATCGTTGCACTGATGTTGCTGTCGCCCACTCTTTTGGCAGCTGAGCAAACCCGATATATTTCGGATAACGTCTTCACCTTCCTCCATGGCGGCCCAGGGACTCAGTATCGTATCTTAGGCAGTGTCGAAGCAGGCCAACCCATCACCTACCTAGGTGAGACTCAAGATGACTACGTAAAAATTATTGACCATAAGGGCCGTGAAGGCTGGGTCGACGGAAAGTTGGTTGCTAGTGATAAGAGCTTTAGGGTGCAACTTCCTGAAGTGGAGGCTAAGCTAGAAACGGTTCAGGCTGAACTCGACGAGCTTAAAGCACAAACCAATAATAGCGATCAAACCATTCGCCAACTACGTTCACAACTCGCAAGTGCCGAAGAGCAGCTTTCTATCGCCAGTAACGAACGTGATAGCGCAGTGCGTGAATTGACACAGATACAAAATAACGAGCGTTTTGAACAGCTCAAGCAAGGCGGGATGATCGCAGGTATTGGATTAATCTTAGGCGTTATTATTGCCTACCTCCCTAGACCTCGCCGTCGTCAAAAGAATCGCTGGTGA
- a CDS encoding inorganic phosphate transporter, producing MVDVLVTNGPWLIAIAAAFGFLMAWGIGANDVANAMGTSVGSNAITIKQAIIIAMIFEFAGAYLAGGEVTSTIRKGIIDSAYFIDSPELLVYGMIASLLAAGIWLVVASALGWPVSTTHSIVGAIVGFASVGVSADSVAWGKVFGIVGSWIVTPAISGFIAFMIFQSVQKLIFNTDKPLENAKRYVPFYMALAGFVMSLVTIKKGLKHVGLHFSNLEAYALAIGIAVLVGLAGMIAIKRLKMSDKADRQTQFGNVEKVFAILMVVTACCMAFAHGSNDVANAIGPLAAVVSVVNSGGEISSKAPLVWWILPLGAVGIVMGLAIFGKRVMQTIGKNITHLTPSRGFAAELAAASTVVIASGTGLPISTTQTLVGAVLGVGMARGIAAINIGVVRNIVVSWVVTLPAGAALSIVFFFMIKGIFG from the coding sequence ATGGTTGATGTATTAGTCACCAATGGGCCATGGCTTATTGCTATTGCAGCCGCATTTGGATTTTTAATGGCGTGGGGTATTGGCGCGAACGATGTCGCTAATGCTATGGGAACCTCTGTAGGTTCTAACGCTATTACTATTAAACAAGCGATCATTATTGCAATGATCTTCGAGTTTGCTGGTGCTTATCTAGCAGGTGGTGAAGTCACAAGCACGATCCGTAAAGGGATTATCGATTCGGCTTACTTCATCGACTCTCCAGAACTACTGGTATACGGTATGATTGCCTCTCTGCTTGCAGCAGGTATCTGGCTAGTCGTCGCTTCAGCATTAGGCTGGCCTGTATCAACAACACACTCTATCGTAGGTGCAATCGTTGGTTTCGCCTCTGTTGGTGTGAGTGCAGATTCTGTCGCTTGGGGTAAAGTATTTGGTATTGTTGGCTCATGGATTGTCACACCCGCTATCTCTGGTTTTATCGCCTTTATGATATTCCAAAGTGTGCAAAAGCTGATTTTCAATACCGATAAGCCTCTCGAAAATGCTAAACGTTATGTGCCTTTCTATATGGCACTCGCTGGCTTTGTTATGTCACTTGTGACCATCAAGAAAGGGCTTAAACACGTTGGTCTTCACTTTTCAAACCTTGAAGCCTATGCCCTAGCGATAGGTATTGCCGTATTGGTTGGCTTAGCGGGTATGATTGCCATCAAGCGCCTGAAAATGAGCGACAAAGCCGATCGTCAAACTCAGTTTGGTAATGTAGAGAAAGTCTTCGCTATCTTAATGGTGGTGACGGCATGTTGTATGGCTTTCGCTCACGGTTCAAACGATGTTGCTAACGCCATTGGCCCGCTAGCAGCGGTTGTATCTGTCGTTAACAGTGGCGGCGAGATCAGCAGCAAAGCACCGCTTGTTTGGTGGATTCTGCCACTTGGTGCGGTCGGTATCGTCATGGGTCTGGCTATCTTTGGTAAGCGCGTAATGCAAACCATTGGTAAGAACATCACTCACCTGACACCTAGCCGTGGCTTTGCAGCCGAATTAGCAGCAGCGTCTACCGTTGTCATTGCATCTGGTACTGGTCTTCCTATATCTACTACACAAACCTTAGTCGGTGCGGTATTAGGTGTCGGTATGGCTCGCGGTATTGCAGCTATTAATATCGGTGTTGTACGCAATATCGTGGTATCTTGGGTGGTTACACTACCTGCTGGTGCGGCGCTCTCTATCGTGTTCTTCTTTATGATCAAGGGTATCTTCGGATAA
- a CDS encoding TIGR00153 family protein, whose product MPVNSILGVFAKSPIKPLQEHIDKVHDCASILVPFFEATVAGDWDKAVQLRKQISQAEREADELKREIRLTLPGGLFMPVERTDLLELLTQQDKIANKAKDISGRIIGRQLLVPEAIQEPFSAYLQRCLDAVAQAKQAINELDDLLETGFRGREVDLVAKMIGELDQIEEDTDDLQIKIRRQLFSIENELNPIDVMFLYKIIEWVGDLADLAERVGSRLELMLARV is encoded by the coding sequence ATGCCAGTAAACTCTATTTTGGGCGTGTTTGCAAAATCGCCAATAAAACCGTTACAAGAACACATAGATAAAGTGCACGATTGTGCGTCGATTCTAGTGCCATTTTTTGAAGCTACTGTCGCAGGCGACTGGGACAAAGCTGTTCAACTTCGCAAGCAAATCAGCCAAGCGGAAAGAGAAGCAGATGAACTCAAAAGAGAGATCCGTCTGACTCTGCCTGGTGGCTTATTTATGCCAGTTGAAAGAACTGACTTACTGGAGCTACTTACCCAGCAAGATAAGATCGCTAATAAAGCGAAAGACATTTCAGGCCGAATCATTGGCCGTCAACTACTTGTCCCAGAAGCAATACAAGAGCCTTTTTCTGCATATCTACAGCGTTGTTTAGACGCGGTAGCGCAGGCAAAACAAGCCATTAACGAACTCGATGACCTACTTGAAACTGGTTTTCGCGGACGTGAGGTAGATCTTGTCGCTAAAATGATCGGTGAACTCGACCAGATCGAGGAAGATACCGATGATCTACAAATCAAGATCCGTCGTCAGTTATTTAGCATTGAAAATGAGCTAAATCCTATCGATGTGATGTTCCTCTATAAGATAATTGAGTGGGTTGGAGACTTAGCAGATCTTGCTGAGCGCGTCGGTTCCCGCCTAGAGCTAATGTTAGCTCGCGTCTAA
- a CDS encoding inorganic triphosphatase, with protein sequence MEAEIELKLFFPEKAREALVSLLDSLPHSEPKGSKHLSNSYFDTPELQLRHWDMGLRIRGCDGCFEQTIKTAGSVVGGVHSRPEYNIDIDQVKVNLSLFPEKIWPIGANIEQVEQQLQSLFDTDFIRMKWHVYLQDSLVEVALDIGKISANGLSEPICELEFELLAGDTQALLILAEGVAKQIPTRLGRASKAERGYRLAAMASPLQLEALEFIQLGQVNDLKQAFVTLLSTGLERWQLLEAMLLESRDSVEQLPLLSYRLRACVRLIRCSLSQFELLDSELNHEFDCIERHLEYVEPGLSLAEILDNDAALLASLPQAQQISVAANQGLAELNMPNAIDAMLADTCYGHLQLKLVNLLFECKAGKINVDIGMGLQHFADKMQEASWQRITQLMPSKADLNSEDYQSFAQALDESIFVGVAYGELYDAKARDQFRAPWRDLVLGIRTLAAYRCINLLSHQLGIDMQEWLDNKEHSLLFAMEHSRRSALKAHPYW encoded by the coding sequence ATGGAAGCCGAAATAGAACTTAAACTATTTTTCCCCGAAAAAGCACGAGAAGCCTTGGTTTCGCTGCTAGATAGTCTACCCCATAGTGAGCCAAAAGGATCAAAACATCTTAGTAATAGTTACTTCGATACCCCAGAGTTACAATTGCGTCATTGGGACATGGGATTGCGAATTCGTGGCTGTGACGGCTGTTTTGAGCAAACAATAAAGACGGCGGGCAGTGTGGTTGGCGGGGTTCATTCTCGTCCCGAATACAATATTGATATTGATCAAGTAAAGGTCAATTTATCACTTTTCCCTGAGAAGATTTGGCCAATCGGTGCAAATATTGAGCAGGTTGAACAGCAATTACAGTCATTGTTTGATACCGATTTTATCCGGATGAAATGGCATGTTTACCTGCAAGATAGCTTAGTGGAAGTGGCACTCGATATCGGTAAAATCTCCGCGAATGGGCTGAGTGAGCCGATCTGTGAGTTAGAATTTGAACTGCTCGCAGGCGATACTCAGGCACTATTAATTCTTGCAGAAGGTGTTGCTAAACAGATCCCCACTAGACTCGGACGAGCTAGCAAGGCCGAGCGAGGTTATCGTCTTGCTGCAATGGCGAGTCCGCTACAATTAGAGGCGTTGGAGTTTATTCAGTTAGGTCAAGTTAACGATCTAAAGCAGGCATTTGTTACCTTGTTGAGCACAGGTCTGGAACGTTGGCAGTTGCTCGAGGCGATGCTGTTGGAGTCTAGGGACTCTGTTGAGCAATTGCCGTTACTTAGCTATAGGTTGCGAGCTTGCGTGCGTCTTATTCGTTGTTCATTATCTCAATTTGAGCTATTGGATAGTGAGCTAAACCATGAGTTTGATTGTATTGAGCGTCATCTTGAGTATGTCGAACCAGGTTTGAGCTTAGCGGAGATCCTTGATAATGATGCGGCTTTACTTGCTAGTTTACCCCAAGCACAGCAGATATCCGTTGCTGCGAATCAAGGCTTAGCGGAATTAAATATGCCTAATGCAATAGATGCCATGCTCGCTGATACTTGTTATGGGCACCTGCAACTTAAACTAGTTAACCTGCTGTTTGAGTGCAAGGCTGGTAAAATTAATGTGGATATCGGTATGGGGCTACAACACTTTGCCGATAAGATGCAGGAGGCATCTTGGCAACGTATTACGCAGTTGATGCCCTCAAAAGCCGATCTCAACAGTGAAGATTATCAATCATTTGCCCAGGCGCTGGATGAAAGTATCTTTGTCGGGGTTGCTTATGGTGAGCTTTATGATGCTAAGGCGAGAGATCAGTTTCGAGCGCCGTGGCGAGACTTAGTGCTGGGGATCAGAACCTTAGCCGCTTATCGTTGTATTAATCTGCTTAGTCACCAGCTGGGGATTGATATGCAAGAGTGGCTCGACAATAAAGAGCATAGTTTGTTATTTGCGATGGAACATTCGAGACGTTCGGCGCTGAAAGCGCATCCCTATTGGTAG
- a CDS encoding ion transporter produces the protein MAEKKRWLLPINQAPTPFQLAMMVLSLISVIIVLMLTFAKLESETRRVLLFVDTSICTIFISYFLINLYRADSKLDYIKHNWIDLIASIPAVEPLRMARLFQILRVIRLIRMTRSILVPMMKQRRQATLASLLVAMVTILTFASVLILIVESGEPGANIHTAEDAIWWSLVTISTVGYGDYYPVTTVGHFIGGIVIICGVSFFGVISGYMASIFIAPDEHEKMEVQSKEIRCELELALARMEQNQQELIKQIAELKQQVNDKQS, from the coding sequence ATGGCAGAAAAAAAGCGCTGGTTGCTTCCAATCAATCAGGCTCCAACGCCATTTCAGTTGGCGATGATGGTATTGTCACTTATTTCTGTGATCATAGTGTTGATGCTAACCTTCGCCAAACTAGAGAGTGAAACCCGTCGAGTACTCCTGTTTGTTGATACCAGTATCTGTACCATTTTTATTAGCTATTTCTTAATCAACTTATACCGCGCCGACAGCAAACTCGATTACATCAAGCATAACTGGATCGACCTTATTGCCAGTATTCCAGCCGTCGAACCCCTCAGAATGGCACGTCTGTTCCAAATATTGCGCGTTATTAGATTAATTAGAATGACCCGCTCAATTTTGGTCCCTATGATGAAGCAGCGACGTCAAGCGACATTAGCCAGTTTATTGGTCGCGATGGTCACCATATTAACCTTCGCCTCAGTGCTTATTTTGATTGTCGAAAGTGGCGAACCCGGTGCTAACATCCACACCGCCGAAGATGCTATCTGGTGGTCATTAGTGACGATTTCAACGGTTGGTTATGGCGACTACTATCCTGTCACCACGGTTGGGCATTTTATTGGCGGCATCGTTATTATTTGTGGCGTCAGCTTCTTTGGGGTAATTTCGGGTTATATGGCATCCATCTTTATTGCTCCCGACGAGCACGAAAAAATGGAAGTTCAGAGCAAAGAGATACGCTGCGAGTTGGAACTAGCCCTGGCTAGAATGGAGCAGAATCAACAAGAGTTAATAAAACAAATAGCCGAATTAAAACAACAGGTGAATGACAAACAAAGCTAA
- a CDS encoding DUF4178 domain-containing protein, with protein MGFLKGLFGKKAPPPRQLSHPNHLQLGDMISMDDSFALPPQLRGQQLRVEAINTYEFERKQITEWVFKGHGNDTLFLSLDEDDETYLGFSLKINRAQVEQLFDLDAFSDIFEEDVQAQLTVQHPIAEQLEQWLGKQYHQINFAQFGYFHRQDYRGQRPPQDEQGATGEQFESYLLLDDEERFAVEVEVYEGGETDVMLTLYRPLSDIREYWPGKT; from the coding sequence ATGGGATTCTTAAAAGGGCTTTTTGGTAAAAAGGCACCACCGCCACGACAACTGAGTCACCCCAACCACCTACAACTTGGTGACATGATATCAATGGACGACAGCTTTGCTCTTCCCCCGCAGCTACGTGGTCAACAACTGCGAGTCGAAGCCATTAATACTTATGAATTTGAACGCAAACAAATAACAGAGTGGGTGTTCAAAGGTCATGGTAATGACACGCTATTTTTATCACTCGATGAAGACGATGAAACCTATCTTGGCTTTTCACTGAAGATCAATCGTGCACAAGTTGAGCAGCTATTCGATCTCGATGCCTTTAGTGATATCTTTGAAGAAGATGTTCAAGCTCAACTGACAGTGCAACACCCTATTGCCGAGCAACTTGAACAGTGGCTTGGAAAGCAATACCATCAAATAAATTTTGCCCAGTTTGGCTATTTTCACCGCCAAGACTACCGAGGCCAACGTCCGCCACAGGATGAACAGGGTGCAACTGGCGAGCAATTTGAAAGTTATCTGTTACTCGATGATGAAGAACGATTTGCCGTTGAGGTCGAGGTCTATGAGGGTGGTGAAACCGATGTCATGCTTACTCTATATCGCCCCTTAAGTGATATCCGCGAATACTGGCCTGGTAAAACATGA
- a CDS encoding PspA/IM30 family protein — protein sequence MGILNKILTAFRGGATEVGQGIVDANSTRIFEQEIRDAEKHLTKAKRELTDVMAKEMQASREIDRLKRSISEHEGYATQALEKENETLALEVAEKIAMLDQELAEQQSANDSFNAHATRLKELVRKTERQLADYQRQLSMVKTTESVQKATATITDSFASSNSKLLNAKDSLERIKARQQQFDDRLKASETLAEENSDKSLQAKLAEAGIGEQKSNANAVLERLKARK from the coding sequence ATGGGCATTCTAAATAAGATATTAACTGCGTTCCGTGGTGGTGCAACCGAAGTGGGTCAAGGTATCGTCGATGCCAACTCTACTCGTATTTTCGAACAAGAGATCCGCGATGCAGAGAAGCACCTCACTAAAGCTAAACGCGAACTCACCGACGTGATGGCCAAAGAGATGCAAGCTAGCCGAGAAATCGATCGCCTAAAGCGTTCTATCTCTGAACATGAAGGTTACGCTACACAAGCACTTGAAAAAGAAAATGAAACATTGGCATTAGAAGTTGCAGAAAAGATTGCCATGCTAGACCAAGAACTAGCAGAGCAACAATCGGCAAATGACAGTTTCAACGCTCATGCGACACGTCTTAAAGAACTTGTGCGTAAAACCGAGCGTCAGTTAGCGGATTACCAACGTCAACTTTCTATGGTTAAAACCACTGAGAGCGTACAAAAGGCAACCGCAACAATCACTGATTCATTTGCCAGCAGTAACTCTAAGCTGCTTAATGCTAAAGATTCACTTGAGCGCATCAAGGCTCGTCAGCAACAGTTTGACGATCGCCTTAAAGCCTCTGAGACATTAGCAGAAGAAAACAGCGATAAATCGCTACAAGCGAAATTGGCAGAAGCTGGGATTGGCGAACAAAAATCTAATGCTAATGCTGTGTTAGAGCGCCTTAAAGCGCGTAAATAA
- a CDS encoding YjfI family protein produces the protein MNIHNIANHLNALGDNSQTGFQFDCYPIDGDVEVLQVNIIGREEIPLFVSVTENQVLCISYLWGEDEVNQERRSEMFETMLELNIPMPLSSFAKIDDKYVVYGALSVQSSMLEIEQELSVLSDNCLEVIDELADFLN, from the coding sequence ATGAACATTCACAATATTGCAAACCACCTCAATGCTCTTGGTGACAACAGCCAGACAGGCTTTCAGTTTGATTGCTATCCCATTGACGGTGATGTTGAAGTATTGCAGGTCAATATTATTGGACGTGAAGAGATCCCATTGTTTGTATCGGTAACGGAAAACCAAGTGCTATGTATTAGTTACCTCTGGGGCGAAGATGAAGTTAACCAAGAACGTCGCAGTGAGATGTTCGAAACCATGCTTGAGCTAAACATTCCAATGCCACTGTCATCGTTTGCAAAGATTGACGACAAATATGTGGTTTATGGTGCTCTGTCAGTGCAATCGAGCATGCTTGAAATTGAACAGGAGTTATCAGTGTTGTCTGACAACTGCCTAGAAGTTATCGATGAACTCGCTGATTTCTTAAACTAA